In the Microcebus murinus isolate Inina chromosome 14, M.murinus_Inina_mat1.0, whole genome shotgun sequence genome, one interval contains:
- the MBL2 gene encoding mannose-binding protein C isoform X3, with product MSELAMCSSSCSHCQGKHIHSHAAATPEARGQVRTMSLFLSLPLLLLSVMAACYSEAVTSEDIQKTCPVIACGTPGINGFPGKDGRDGFKGEKGEPGQGLRGLQGPPGKAGPAGNSGAPGLPGAKGQKGDPGKNPDCDCRLAASEIEALRLELDRINKWLTFSLGKRVGQKIFLTNGEKMTFDRVKALCAQFQGSMAIPRNAEENTAIQNLIGEAALLGITDEETEGQFVDLTGSRVTYTNWNNGEPNNVGSGEDCVVLLTNGMWNDIPCSSPFLAVCEFPL from the exons ATGAGTGAGCTGGCCATGTGTAGCTCCAGTTGTTCTCACTGCCAAGGGAAGCACATCCACAGCCATGCAGCAGCAACCCCAGAGGCCAGGGGACAG GTGAGGACAATGTCCCTGTTTCtatccctccctctccttctcctgaGTGTGATGGCAGCATGTTACTCAGAAGCTGTAACCTCTGAGGACATCCAAAAGACCTGCCCTGTGATTGCTTGTGGTACCCCAGGCATCAACGGCTTCCCGGGCAAAGATGGGCGTGATGGCTtcaagggagaaaagggagaaccAG GCCAAGGGCTCAGAGGCTTGCAGGGCCCTCCTGGAAAAGCCGGGCCTGCAGGAAACTCCGGGGCCCCTGGGTTACCAGGAGCAAAGGGCCAAAAAGGAGACCCTGGAAAAAACCCAG ATTGTGATTGTAGACTGGCTGCTTCAGAAATAGAAGCTCTGCGATTAGAATTGGATCGTATCAACAAGT GGCTGACCTTCTCTCTGGGCAAACGAGTTGGGCAGAAGATCTTCTTGACCAATGGTGAAAAGATGACCTTTGACAGAGTGAAGGCTCTATGTGCCCAGTTCCAGGGCTCTATGGCCATCCCCAGGAATGCCGAAGAGAACACGGCCATCCAGAATCTAATTGGGGAAGCAGCCCTCCTGGGCAtcacagatgaggagacagaaGGCCAGTTTGTGGATCTGACAGGAAGTAGAGTGACCTACACCAACTGGAACAATGGTGAACCCAACAACGTTGGCTCTGGAGAAGACTGTGTAGTGTTACTGACAAATGGCATGTGGAATGATATTCCCTGTTCCTCCCCTTTTTTGGCAGTCTGTGAATTCCCTCTCTGA
- the MBL2 gene encoding mannose-binding protein C isoform X1: protein MSELAMCSSSCSHCQGKHIHSHAAATPEARGQVRTMSLFLSLPLLLLSVMAACYSEAVTSEDIQKTCPVIACGTPGINGFPGKDGRDGFKGEKGEPGQGLRGLQGPPGKAGPAGNSGAPGLPGAKGQKGDPGKNPGLTFSLGKRVGQKIFLTNGEKMTFDRVKALCAQFQGSMAIPRNAEENTAIQNLIGEAALLGITDEETEGQFVDLTGSRVTYTNWNNGEPNNVGSGEDCVVLLTNGMWNDIPCSSPFLAVCEFPL from the exons ATGAGTGAGCTGGCCATGTGTAGCTCCAGTTGTTCTCACTGCCAAGGGAAGCACATCCACAGCCATGCAGCAGCAACCCCAGAGGCCAGGGGACAG GTGAGGACAATGTCCCTGTTTCtatccctccctctccttctcctgaGTGTGATGGCAGCATGTTACTCAGAAGCTGTAACCTCTGAGGACATCCAAAAGACCTGCCCTGTGATTGCTTGTGGTACCCCAGGCATCAACGGCTTCCCGGGCAAAGATGGGCGTGATGGCTtcaagggagaaaagggagaaccAG GCCAAGGGCTCAGAGGCTTGCAGGGCCCTCCTGGAAAAGCCGGGCCTGCAGGAAACTCCGGGGCCCCTGGGTTACCAGGAGCAAAGGGCCAAAAAGGAGACCCTGGAAAAAACCCAG GGCTGACCTTCTCTCTGGGCAAACGAGTTGGGCAGAAGATCTTCTTGACCAATGGTGAAAAGATGACCTTTGACAGAGTGAAGGCTCTATGTGCCCAGTTCCAGGGCTCTATGGCCATCCCCAGGAATGCCGAAGAGAACACGGCCATCCAGAATCTAATTGGGGAAGCAGCCCTCCTGGGCAtcacagatgaggagacagaaGGCCAGTTTGTGGATCTGACAGGAAGTAGAGTGACCTACACCAACTGGAACAATGGTGAACCCAACAACGTTGGCTCTGGAGAAGACTGTGTAGTGTTACTGACAAATGGCATGTGGAATGATATTCCCTGTTCCTCCCCTTTTTTGGCAGTCTGTGAATTCCCTCTCTGA
- the MBL2 gene encoding mannose-binding protein C isoform X2: MSLFLSLPLLLLSVMAACYSEAVTSEDIQKTCPVIACGTPGINGFPGKDGRDGFKGEKGEPGQGLRGLQGPPGKAGPAGNSGAPGLPGAKGQKGDPGKNPDCDCRLAASEIEALRLELDRINKWLTFSLGKRVGQKIFLTNGEKMTFDRVKALCAQFQGSMAIPRNAEENTAIQNLIGEAALLGITDEETEGQFVDLTGSRVTYTNWNNGEPNNVGSGEDCVVLLTNGMWNDIPCSSPFLAVCEFPL, from the exons ATGTCCCTGTTTCtatccctccctctccttctcctgaGTGTGATGGCAGCATGTTACTCAGAAGCTGTAACCTCTGAGGACATCCAAAAGACCTGCCCTGTGATTGCTTGTGGTACCCCAGGCATCAACGGCTTCCCGGGCAAAGATGGGCGTGATGGCTtcaagggagaaaagggagaaccAG GCCAAGGGCTCAGAGGCTTGCAGGGCCCTCCTGGAAAAGCCGGGCCTGCAGGAAACTCCGGGGCCCCTGGGTTACCAGGAGCAAAGGGCCAAAAAGGAGACCCTGGAAAAAACCCAG ATTGTGATTGTAGACTGGCTGCTTCAGAAATAGAAGCTCTGCGATTAGAATTGGATCGTATCAACAAGT GGCTGACCTTCTCTCTGGGCAAACGAGTTGGGCAGAAGATCTTCTTGACCAATGGTGAAAAGATGACCTTTGACAGAGTGAAGGCTCTATGTGCCCAGTTCCAGGGCTCTATGGCCATCCCCAGGAATGCCGAAGAGAACACGGCCATCCAGAATCTAATTGGGGAAGCAGCCCTCCTGGGCAtcacagatgaggagacagaaGGCCAGTTTGTGGATCTGACAGGAAGTAGAGTGACCTACACCAACTGGAACAATGGTGAACCCAACAACGTTGGCTCTGGAGAAGACTGTGTAGTGTTACTGACAAATGGCATGTGGAATGATATTCCCTGTTCCTCCCCTTTTTTGGCAGTCTGTGAATTCCCTCTCTGA